The following are encoded together in the Lathyrus oleraceus cultivar Zhongwan6 chromosome 3, CAAS_Psat_ZW6_1.0, whole genome shotgun sequence genome:
- the LOC127132721 gene encoding monothiol glutaredoxin-S11 codes for MDKVMRLASEKGVVIFTKSSCCLCYAVNILFQELGIRPMVHEIDQDPEGREMEKALMRLGCTAPVPAVFIGGKLRGSTNEIMSLHLSGSLTQLLKPYQSCS; via the coding sequence ATGGATAAAGTGATGAGGTTGGCATCTGAGAAAGGCGTGGTGATCTTCACGAAAAGCTCTTGTTGTCTATGCTATGCAGTTAACATTTTGTTTCAAGAACTTGGGATTAGGCCTATGGTTCATGAGATAGACCAAGATCCTGAAGGAAGGGAAATGGAGAAAGCTTTGATGAGGTTAGGTTGCACTGCACCTGTTCCTGCTGTGTTCATTGGAGGGAAACTGAGAGGTTCCACTAATGAAATCATGTCACTTCACCTAAGTGGTTCACTCACTCAGTTGTTGAAACCATACCAATCTTGTTCTTGA
- the LOC127129781 gene encoding uncharacterized protein LOC127129781 has protein sequence MAGRNAGRNDEALAAVMQAMAQAFQNPPNADENVGSRSLATFQRENPPTFLGRYDPEGALAWLKEIERIFRVMDCTLVQKIRYGTHKLSGEADDWWVDTRLRLETAGEEITWEVFRREFLRKYYPEDVRGKKEIEFLELKQGNLLVTEYAAKFTELAKFYPHYDGANAEFSKCIKFENGLRPEIKKVVGYQKIRVFPDLIDSCRIFEEDNNAHYKILSEKRGRGQHNRGKPYETPIGKGKQKVIPGRRTCGGDAPANVICFKCGKPGHKSNVCRLGKTRCFRCGMPGHAARDCKQKDVVCFNCGEGGHISAKCQKPKRGQESGKVFALSETQTTNEDGLIRGTCFINSIPLITIIDTGATHCFVAADYVERLGLSLSSLGRDMIVEVPAKGTVSTSLACKSCPLSIFGKDFVVDLVCLPLVGLDVVLGMDWLKSNYVHINCYNNTVRFSSAEEEGRT, from the coding sequence ATGGCCGGAAGAAACGCTGGGAGGAATGATGAGGCTCTTGCTGCAGTTATGCAGGCAATGGCTCAGGCGTTCCAGAACCCACCCAATGCTGACGAGAACGTGGGGTCTCGTAGTCTGGCGACGTTTCAGAGGGAGAACCCGCCTACCTTTCTGGGTAGGTATGATCCTGAAGGAGCCTTGGcttggttgaaggagattgaaaGAATATTCAGAGTGATGGATTGCACTCTTGTGCAAAAGATCCGTTATGGAACTCATAAGCTGTCAGGTGAAGCCGATGATTGGTGGGTGGACACTCGTCTAAGGTTGGAAACTGCGGGCGAGGAGATTACTTGGGAAGTGTTTCGTAGagaatttctgaggaagtattatccagaAGATGTGCGAGGAAAGAAAGAGATTGAATTCCTCGAGTTGAAGCAAGGGAACTTGTTAGTcacggagtatgctgctaagttcactgAATTGGCTAAGTTCTATCCTCACTATGATGGAGCCAATGCCGAATTCTCTAAGTGtatcaagtttgaaaatggattgcgTCCGGAAATTAAGAAAGTTGTGGGATATCAAAAGATTCGCGTCTTTCCGGATCTGATTGATAGTTGTAGAATCTTTGAAGAGGACAACAATGCACACTATAAGATCTTGTCTGAGAAGAGAGGAAGGGGCCAACACAACCGTGGTAAGCCATATGAAACTCCGATTGGAAAAGGGAAACAGAAAGTGATTCCGGGTCGAAGAACATGTGGGGGAGATGCTCCTGCTAATGTTATCTGTTTcaagtgtggaaagccgggtcacaAGAGTAATGTGTGTAGGCTTGGTAAAACGAGATGTTTCCGTTGTGGTATGCCGGGACATGCGGCTCGTGATTGTAAGCAGAAGGATGTTGTTTGCTTTAACTGTGGGGAAGGAGGACATATCAGTGCTAAATGTCAGAAGCCAAAGAGGGGACAAGAGAGTGGTAAAGTGTTTGCTTTGTCGGAAACTCAGACTACAAATGAAGATGGACTTATTCGAGGTACTTGTTTCATTAATAGCAttcctttaattactattattgataccggtgccACACACTGTTTTGTTGCTGCGGATTATGTTGAAAGATTGGGTCTTTCTTTGTCTTCCTTGGGTAGAGATATGATTGTTGAGGTTCCCGCTAAGGGAACGGTATCTACGTCTCTTGCGTGTAAGAGTTGCCCCTTGTCAATATTTGGTAAAGATTTTGTAGTTGATCTTGTTTGTTTGCCTCTTGTCGGGTTGGATGTAGTATTGGGTATGGACTGGTTGAAATCCAACTATGttcatattaattgctacaaCAACACTGTGAGGTTTTCTTCTGCCGAAGAAGAGGGAAGAACATAA